Proteins from one Desulfonema limicola genomic window:
- a CDS encoding PstA family ABC transporter permease → MFNLTRMALTLGAMTLPVIIGSTEEALKSVPDTYREASLGLGATKWQTIYRIVLPSALPGILTGAILGISRAAGETAPIMFTAAVFYTPDLPSSVFNEIMALPYHIYVLATAGTNIEATRHLQYGTALVLIALVLGMNLIAIIWRSRLRRKMQ, encoded by the coding sequence TTGTTTAACTTAACACGTATGGCCTTAACCCTGGGTGCCATGACCCTGCCGGTAATCATCGGTTCTACTGAAGAAGCCCTGAAATCTGTTCCTGACACTTACAGGGAAGCATCGCTGGGGCTGGGTGCAACAAAATGGCAGACCATTTACAGAATTGTTCTTCCAAGTGCCCTGCCAGGCATTCTTACCGGAGCCATACTGGGTATAAGCCGGGCAGCAGGTGAAACTGCACCTATAATGTTTACGGCAGCAGTATTTTACACACCTGATCTGCCTTCATCAGTATTTAATGAAATCATGGCCCTGCCCTATCATATATACGTACTTGCCACAGCCGGAACAAACATTGAGGCTACCCGTCATCTTCAATACGGCACAGCCCTGGTTCTCATTGCTCTGGTTTTAGGCATGAACCTGATTGCCATAATATGGAGGAGCAGGTTAAGAAGAAAAATGCAGTAA
- the pstB gene encoding phosphate ABC transporter ATP-binding protein PstB codes for MKNNYKMKTENLNFYYGDFKALDDITLDFKECQVTALIGPSGCGKSTFLRCLNRMNDLIPISRVEGKILLDKEDIYDPSLDVVMLRRRVGMVFQKPNPFPKTIFENTAYGLRVNGVKDKTFIQEKVENSLKNAALWDEVKDRLNDSALGLSGGQQQRLCIARALAVEPEIVLMDEPASALDPIATQKIEDLIHELKKQYTIIIVTHSMQQAARVSDMTAFFYMGRLIETDETDTLFTRPRLKQTEDYITGRFG; via the coding sequence ATGAAGAATAATTATAAAATGAAAACAGAAAATCTGAATTTTTATTATGGGGATTTTAAAGCCCTTGATGATATTACCCTGGATTTTAAGGAATGTCAGGTAACAGCTTTAATTGGTCCTTCAGGTTGTGGCAAAAGCACATTTCTCCGGTGTCTTAACCGTATGAACGATCTTATTCCCATCAGCCGGGTTGAAGGTAAAATCCTTCTTGATAAAGAAGATATATACGATCCGTCATTAGATGTTGTTATGCTGAGACGGCGGGTTGGCATGGTTTTTCAAAAACCCAATCCTTTCCCTAAAACCATTTTTGAAAACACAGCTTATGGATTAAGGGTAAACGGGGTTAAAGACAAAACCTTTATCCAGGAAAAAGTGGAAAACAGCCTTAAAAATGCAGCATTGTGGGATGAGGTTAAAGACCGTTTAAATGATTCTGCCCTTGGTCTGTCAGGAGGCCAGCAGCAGCGGCTCTGCATTGCACGGGCTTTGGCTGTGGAACCTGAGATTGTTCTTATGGATGAACCGGCATCAGCCCTTGATCCTATTGCCACCCAAAAGATTGAAGACCTGATCCACGAGCTGAAAAAACAATATACCATTATTATAGTAACCCACAGTATGCAGCAGGCAGCAAGGGTTTCTGATATGACTGCCTTTTTTTACATGGGCAGGCTTATAGAAACAGATGAAACAGACACATTGTTTACAAGACCACGGCTCAAACAAACAGAAGATTATATAACCGGTCGTTTTGGTTGA
- the phoU gene encoding phosphate signaling complex protein PhoU: MARHFQIELDKLKKRILALGAMVEDRVRRAAKAIESREIFDARQIVKSDYEVDVEEVEIEEECLKILALYQPVAVDLRFIIATIKINSELERIADEAVNIAQRMKQVIKKQNGCSVIYDYSQMAEKVREMLKKSLDALVNIDVDLAFKILLLDDEVDKLYVEMYNRFKDDLKKEPEYVEYFTNMFLIARHLERIGDHATNIAEEVIYLIEGEIVRHGNY; this comes from the coding sequence ATGGCAAGACATTTTCAAATAGAACTGGATAAATTAAAAAAACGCATCCTTGCCCTGGGAGCAATGGTGGAAGACAGGGTCAGACGGGCTGCAAAAGCCATTGAATCAAGAGAAATTTTTGATGCCAGACAGATTGTTAAATCTGACTATGAGGTTGATGTAGAAGAAGTGGAAATTGAGGAGGAGTGTTTAAAAATACTTGCTCTTTATCAGCCAGTAGCTGTTGATCTAAGATTTATCATAGCTACAATCAAGATCAACAGCGAGCTTGAAAGGATTGCTGATGAAGCTGTAAACATTGCACAGCGCATGAAACAGGTCATAAAAAAACAAAATGGATGTTCTGTTATTTATGATTATAGTCAAATGGCTGAAAAGGTTCGTGAGATGCTGAAAAAAAGTTTAGATGCACTTGTCAATATTGATGTGGATCTGGCATTTAAAATATTGCTTTTAGATGATGAAGTTGATAAACTTTATGTTGAAATGTACAATCGGTTTAAAGATGATCTTAAAAAAGAACCTGAATATGTGGAATATTTTACAAACATGTTTCTCATTGCCAGGCACCTGGAAAGAATAGGAGATCATGCTACCAATATTGCAGAAGAAGTAATCTATCTTATTGAAGGTGAAATTGTAAGGCATGGTAATTATTAA
- a CDS encoding GAK system CofD-like protein, with amino-acid sequence MQIKITRTIDFPDPVRLARYRHCPDLGPKILFFSGGSALKNTAAELIQYTHNSIHIITPFDSGGSSAVLREAFKMPAVGDVRNRLLALADRSFHGNPEVLRFFAHRFPGNTDQNMLEWELEQMIKNEHPLISNIPDPMQKIICHHLNIFKNYMPDTFNLKKASLGNLVLSAGYLDSRRNFDTILYIFSKLVHVRGIVRPVVNKYLHLITELENGQIIAGQHNLTGKETAPISSKVKKLWLSSSRKNPVPAEVCILKKMAKLISKAELICYPVGSFYSSIIANLLPSGVGKAISQNPCPKIFIPNTGNKDPETYSLDINEQIEQLLSYLRKDDPGNISVNNVLNFIIIDKENGNYPGNPDKGWLKNMDINIINTPLVSQESRPFIDARLLVSALLSLA; translated from the coding sequence ATGCAGATCAAAATCACCCGGACAATAGATTTTCCTGACCCTGTCAGACTTGCACGATACAGGCACTGTCCTGATCTTGGACCAAAGATATTATTTTTCAGCGGCGGCAGTGCTTTAAAAAATACAGCCGCTGAATTAATTCAATATACCCATAATTCCATTCATATCATAACCCCTTTTGATTCAGGAGGAAGCTCTGCTGTGCTTCGTGAAGCCTTTAAAATGCCTGCTGTCGGTGATGTGCGCAACAGGCTCCTGGCGCTTGCAGACAGAAGTTTTCATGGTAATCCTGAAGTTTTAAGGTTTTTTGCCCATCGTTTTCCAGGAAACACAGATCAGAACATGCTTGAATGGGAACTGGAGCAAATGATAAAAAATGAGCATCCTCTGATTTCAAATATCCCTGATCCTATGCAGAAAATTATATGCCATCACCTGAATATATTTAAAAATTATATGCCGGATACCTTTAACCTGAAAAAAGCCAGCCTGGGAAACCTTGTTTTGTCAGCAGGTTATCTTGACAGCCGCCGGAATTTCGACACAATTCTTTATATTTTTTCAAAACTGGTACATGTTAGGGGAATTGTCAGGCCTGTTGTTAATAAATATCTCCATCTTATAACAGAACTTGAAAACGGGCAGATAATTGCGGGCCAGCATAATCTTACAGGCAAGGAAACTGCGCCCATATCATCTAAGGTTAAAAAATTATGGTTAAGTTCAAGCAGGAAAAATCCTGTTCCGGCAGAGGTCTGTATCTTGAAAAAAATGGCGAAACTCATATCTAAAGCTGAATTGATCTGTTATCCGGTCGGCAGTTTTTATTCCAGTATTATTGCAAACCTCCTGCCCTCAGGAGTAGGAAAAGCAATCAGCCAAAACCCATGTCCTAAGATATTTATTCCCAATACTGGAAACAAAGACCCTGAAACATACAGCCTGGATATAAATGAGCAGATTGAGCAGCTATTGTCATATCTTAGAAAAGATGATCCTGGAAATATATCTGTAAATAATGTCCTTAATTTTATTATTATAGATAAAGAAAACGGCAATTATCCAGGAAACCCAGATAAGGGCTGGTTAAAAAATATGGACATCAATATTATCAATACCCCTCTTGTATCCCAGGAAAGCCGCCCATTTATAGATGCAAGGCTCCTGGTTTCCGCTCTTCTTTCTCTTGCATAA
- the uvrA gene encoding excinuclease ABC subunit UvrA has product MTPKKNIAPVKIKPINFKKKLFKPGAAEELDSIIVKGAREHNLKNIDIELPKKKLIVFTGVSGSGKSSLAFDTIFAEGQRRYVESLSAYARQFIGQMEKPRYDTIRGLSPTISIEQKAASKNPRSTVGTITEIYDYLRVLFARIGEQYCYRCGNKVGKGDAQSMVSQIMEIPPSSKILIMAPVVENRKGEHRKLLEELKQDGFGRVRINGVVLKIEEIQALERHKKHNIEVVIDRLSVQEDNQFRKRLTDSVETALRLGQGRLIVHIVGREDLKMSEARSCCKIAYPELEPSLFSFNSPLGMCPDCNGIGSQLSMDPDKIISDKNLSIREGAVIPWRNYFSRPGEQNSWGGRQIEAMEAQWGIDLDKPWNELSKKHRDIILYGSDGKEIKVRWDSEKIQGDITMSWEGLVNSLMRRYLQTQSEGQKKWYSVFMSETTCKKCTGRRLKPEVLNVRIEDLSIMDITEMTIAQAYKFLKSLKLTGNKKLIASELLKEITSRLEFLLNVGLDYLSLNRKGPSLSGGESQRIRLASQLGSELTGVLYILDEPSIGLHQRDNIKLLETLCHLRDIGNTLIVIEHDQETMEAADWIVDIGPGAGLLGGQIVAQGTPEQIKNNKVSVTGSFLKGSEKIEIPKTRRTPLKTGGKWITINNAYENNLAGINVKIPLGLLVAVTGVSGAGKSTLINQILFPALANRLHDSSLEMGKHESIKGLSHLNKVINIDQKAIGRTPRSNPATYTKVFDHIRDLFALLPESKTRGYKKGRFSFNVKGGRCEACSGDGYIKVEMHFLADVYVPCEICRGKRFNNATLEVKYKGHSISDILDLSVRQALELFGSYPKIKKILDTLMDVGLGYIKLGQAATTLSGGEAQRIKLARELAKKGTGDTLYILDEPTTGLHFKDIRMLIKVLQRLVDNGNTVVIIEHNLDIIKTADWIIDLGPEGGEAGGLVVAWGSPEKVAKSKTSYTGYFLNEILS; this is encoded by the coding sequence ATGACACCTAAAAAAAATATTGCTCCTGTTAAAATAAAACCAATTAACTTTAAAAAAAAACTGTTTAAACCAGGGGCAGCAGAAGAGCTGGATTCAATTATTGTAAAAGGGGCACGGGAACATAACCTGAAAAATATAGATATTGAACTGCCTAAAAAAAAACTCATAGTTTTTACAGGCGTTTCTGGTTCAGGAAAATCAAGCCTGGCTTTTGACACCATCTTTGCCGAAGGCCAGCGCCGTTATGTGGAATCTTTATCTGCCTATGCACGCCAGTTTATAGGCCAGATGGAAAAACCCAGGTATGATACCATCAGGGGGCTTTCCCCTACCATCTCCATTGAACAGAAGGCAGCAAGCAAAAATCCAAGGTCAACAGTAGGAACTATTACAGAAATCTATGATTATCTCCGGGTGCTGTTTGCCCGTATTGGAGAGCAATATTGTTATAGATGCGGCAACAAGGTTGGAAAAGGTGATGCCCAGAGCATGGTATCTCAGATCATGGAGATTCCGCCATCTTCAAAAATTCTTATCATGGCTCCTGTTGTAGAAAACAGAAAAGGCGAACACCGTAAGCTTTTGGAAGAATTAAAACAAGACGGGTTTGGCAGGGTTCGCATTAATGGGGTTGTTTTAAAAATTGAAGAAATTCAAGCTTTAGAACGCCATAAAAAACATAATATTGAAGTTGTGATAGACCGCCTTTCTGTGCAGGAAGATAATCAATTCAGAAAACGGCTGACCGATTCTGTGGAAACAGCCCTTAGACTAGGACAAGGAAGACTTATTGTTCACATTGTGGGCAGGGAGGATTTGAAGATGAGCGAGGCCAGATCATGCTGCAAAATTGCCTATCCTGAGCTTGAACCATCTCTTTTTTCCTTTAATTCACCCCTGGGCATGTGTCCTGACTGCAATGGTATTGGAAGCCAGCTTTCAATGGACCCTGACAAGATTATATCTGATAAAAACCTTTCCATACGTGAAGGCGCTGTTATCCCCTGGCGGAATTATTTTTCCAGACCAGGTGAACAAAACTCCTGGGGAGGACGGCAGATTGAAGCTATGGAAGCCCAGTGGGGAATTGATCTGGATAAACCCTGGAATGAACTTTCAAAAAAACACAGGGATATAATTTTGTACGGGTCTGACGGCAAAGAAATAAAAGTCAGGTGGGATTCGGAAAAAATCCAGGGTGATATCACAATGTCCTGGGAAGGACTTGTCAACAGCCTTATGCGCCGTTACCTCCAGACCCAGTCTGAAGGCCAGAAAAAATGGTATTCTGTTTTTATGTCTGAAACCACCTGTAAAAAATGCACAGGAAGACGGCTTAAACCCGAAGTGCTGAATGTCAGGATTGAAGACCTCTCTATTATGGACATAACTGAAATGACCATAGCCCAGGCATATAAATTCCTCAAAAGCCTTAAACTCACAGGCAATAAAAAACTTATAGCAAGTGAACTTCTAAAAGAAATAACCAGCAGGCTGGAATTTCTGCTTAATGTGGGTCTTGACTATCTTTCCCTTAACCGTAAAGGCCCGAGCCTGTCAGGAGGTGAATCCCAGCGCATCAGACTGGCCTCCCAGCTGGGTTCCGAGCTTACAGGTGTTCTTTATATTCTTGATGAACCTTCCATTGGTCTGCATCAGCGGGATAATATAAAACTCCTTGAAACCCTGTGTCATCTCAGGGATATCGGCAATACACTTATAGTTATTGAGCATGACCAGGAAACTATGGAGGCGGCAGACTGGATTGTGGATATAGGCCCTGGTGCAGGACTGCTGGGAGGACAGATTGTAGCCCAGGGAACTCCTGAACAGATTAAAAATAACAAGGTTTCTGTTACAGGCAGTTTTCTTAAAGGCAGTGAAAAGATTGAAATCCCAAAAACAAGGAGAACACCTTTAAAAACAGGCGGTAAATGGATTACTATAAACAACGCTTATGAAAATAACCTGGCTGGAATAAATGTAAAAATTCCTCTGGGTCTTCTGGTGGCTGTTACCGGAGTTTCAGGTGCAGGCAAATCAACCCTTATCAATCAAATTCTTTTCCCTGCCCTTGCAAACAGGCTGCATGACTCAAGCCTGGAAATGGGAAAACATGAAAGCATAAAAGGGCTTTCCCATCTAAACAAGGTCATAAACATAGATCAAAAAGCCATAGGCAGAACCCCAAGAAGCAACCCAGCTACATATACCAAGGTTTTTGACCATATACGCGATCTTTTTGCCCTGCTTCCTGAGTCAAAAACAAGGGGATATAAAAAAGGCCGTTTTTCCTTTAATGTAAAAGGCGGCAGATGTGAAGCTTGCAGTGGAGACGGATATATAAAGGTTGAAATGCACTTTCTGGCAGATGTTTATGTACCTTGTGAAATATGCAGGGGCAAACGCTTTAATAATGCCACCCTTGAGGTAAAATACAAAGGTCATTCCATATCTGACATACTAGATCTTTCAGTCCGCCAGGCTCTTGAATTATTTGGCAGTTACCCAAAGATAAAAAAAATACTTGATACCCTCATGGATGTCGGCTTAGGCTATATTAAACTGGGACAGGCAGCCACCACTCTTTCAGGAGGAGAAGCCCAGAGGATTAAACTGGCCCGTGAACTGGCTAAAAAAGGCACAGGGGATACACTTTATATTCTGGATGAACCCACAACAGGGCTTCATTTCAAGGATATAAGAATGCTCATCAAGGTCTTGCAGAGACTGGTTGATAATGGAAATACTGTTGTTATTATTGAGCATAACCTGGATATTATAAAAACTGCTGACTGGATAATTGATCTTGGACCTGAAGGTGGAGAAGCAGGGGGCCTGGTTGTAGCCTGGGGTTCACCAGAAAAGGTTGCCAAGTCAAAAACCAGTTATACAGGATATTTTTTAAATGAAATATTATCCTAA
- a CDS encoding adenylate/guanylate cyclase domain-containing protein, whose protein sequence is MIKKTLVIFLPIFLFVSGIVLGLCLNSVNILTIILAVYIPVIVLTAIACFMIAKANQQRDMADLLKTQQADSYNLFVPHEFIALLNKESITSVKLGDCIEKQMTVFFSDIRSYTKLSESITSIELFNFLNSYFKQINPCIKNNNGFIDKFIGDAIMALFPGSPENALRAAIDMKHQLDIYNKGRIQAGYDPVRAGFGLHYGMLTLGTIGSEIRMNTTVIGDAVNLASRIESLTKIFKIDIILSDAVHKKLINPDDFNLREIDTVRVKGKQNTVVLYEAFDTDPPEIIEKKNQALPIFNGALRDYKAGEFEKAMEEFEQCRKICPEDHIPSIYIKRSNTMLRVPPGPKWTGVSTL, encoded by the coding sequence ATGATAAAAAAAACCCTGGTTATTTTTTTACCCATATTTTTATTTGTATCAGGTATAGTTCTGGGGCTTTGCCTTAATTCAGTAAATATCCTGACTATAATTCTTGCTGTTTATATTCCTGTAATTGTTCTCACGGCAATTGCCTGTTTTATGATAGCAAAAGCTAACCAGCAAAGAGACATGGCTGACCTGCTTAAAACTCAGCAGGCTGATTCATACAATCTTTTTGTACCCCATGAATTTATTGCCCTGCTTAATAAGGAAAGTATTACCAGTGTCAAACTTGGAGACTGCATTGAAAAACAAATGACAGTATTTTTTTCAGATATTCGCTCATATACCAAACTTTCAGAATCAATTACATCTATTGAGCTTTTTAATTTTCTTAATTCATATTTCAAGCAGATTAATCCATGTATAAAAAATAATAATGGTTTTATTGATAAATTTATAGGTGATGCAATCATGGCTCTTTTTCCAGGCAGTCCTGAAAATGCACTCAGGGCAGCCATAGATATGAAGCATCAGCTTGATATTTATAATAAGGGCAGAATTCAGGCAGGTTATGACCCGGTAAGAGCTGGATTCGGCCTGCATTATGGTATGCTGACACTGGGAACAATTGGTTCTGAAATACGCATGAATACAACAGTTATCGGTGATGCAGTAAATCTTGCATCCAGAATTGAGTCTTTAACAAAGATTTTTAAAATTGACATTATTCTTTCTGATGCAGTACATAAAAAGCTGATTAATCCTGATGATTTTAATCTTAGGGAAATTGATACTGTCAGGGTTAAAGGCAAACAGAATACAGTAGTTCTTTATGAAGCTTTTGATACTGATCCTCCTGAAATTATAGAGAAAAAAAATCAGGCTCTGCCCATATTCAATGGAGCGCTCAGGGATTACAAGGCAGGTGAATTTGAAAAAGCAATGGAAGAATTTGAGCAGTGCAGGAAAATATGCCCTGAAGACCATATTCCATCCATATACATTAAACGCAGCAATACCATGTTACGGGTTCCCCCAGGACCTAAGTGGACAGGAGTAAGTACACTGTAA
- a CDS encoding bacteriohemerythrin gives MAFILWTDKYSTNIQEIDTQHKHLFSLLCKLHDAVSEGAEQGTIADILDELVDYTFYHFRIEEDLLKKKIYPDYENHKKQHDKLTGQAVELQNRFREGSATISFEILDFLRDWLDKHTLVSDLKYADFIMKNKTPGIS, from the coding sequence ATGGCTTTTATTTTATGGACTGATAAATACAGTACAAATATTCAAGAGATTGATACACAGCACAAACACCTTTTTTCCCTTCTATGCAAACTTCATGATGCAGTAAGTGAAGGAGCAGAACAGGGAACCATTGCAGATATCTTAGATGAGCTTGTTGATTATACCTTTTATCATTTCCGCATAGAAGAAGATCTGCTGAAAAAAAAGATTTATCCTGATTATGAAAACCATAAAAAACAGCATGACAAACTAACAGGCCAGGCAGTAGAACTGCAAAACCGTTTCAGGGAAGGCAGTGCCACTATTTCCTTTGAAATTCTTGATTTTTTACGGGACTGGCTGGATAAACATACCCTGGTATCAGACCTTAAATATGCAGATTTTATCATGAAAAACAAAACCCCGGGTATTTCTTAA
- a CDS encoding endonuclease III domain-containing protein, which yields MPDSIIKDKTQVNTDIISMKYSYEQKKIIININNILLEMYGKQGWWPVTSKPGNAPVYFPGREGRRISDKKAFEIITGAVLTQNTSWSNVEKAIINLGKENMLDIRKISKSGSELEELIRPSGYYNQKAQRLRAISKEIICIGNIKSLRTYPTAKLRTLLLSWKGIGKETADSILCYAFNRPVFVVDTYTKRLFKSLELPFENYDEIQGIVHQSIQPSSSEYGDLHARIVKVSVLKQTEKFLQILKSRL from the coding sequence ATGCCTGACAGCATAATTAAAGATAAAACCCAAGTCAATACAGATATAATATCCATGAAATATTCTTATGAACAAAAAAAGATAATAATTAATATAAACAATATCCTTCTGGAAATGTATGGAAAACAGGGCTGGTGGCCTGTAACTTCAAAACCTGGAAATGCTCCGGTTTATTTTCCAGGACGTGAAGGCCGCAGGATTTCTGATAAAAAAGCCTTTGAAATAATTACAGGTGCTGTTTTAACCCAGAATACCTCATGGTCAAATGTTGAGAAAGCTATAATAAACCTGGGTAAAGAAAATATGCTGGATATCAGGAAAATATCAAAATCTGGTTCTGAACTTGAAGAACTTATCAGGCCCTCAGGATATTATAATCAAAAAGCTCAAAGATTAAGGGCCATATCAAAGGAGATTATCTGTATTGGTAATATAAAATCCCTTAGAACTTATCCAACTGCAAAACTGCGCACCCTTCTTCTTTCCTGGAAAGGTATAGGGAAAGAAACTGCTGACTCAATTTTGTGCTATGCTTTTAACAGACCTGTGTTTGTTGTTGATACTTATACAAAAAGGCTTTTTAAAAGCCTGGAGCTTCCTTTTGAGAATTATGATGAAATCCAGGGTATTGTGCATCAGTCCATCCAGCCTTCATCATCAGAATATGGTGATCTTCATGCCAGGATTGTTAAGGTTTCTGTTCTAAAACAAACAGAAAAATTTCTGCAAATTCTTAAATCCAGATTATAA
- the cbiR gene encoding cobamide remodeling phosphodiesterase CbiR — protein sequence MSINTNKKNYQPLPESYKKSFPFSLGTTSFIYPDDYIPNAEMLGTYVDELELLVFESKWPDSIPSIQTVERLKITGREYDLKYNIHLPTDVCLTDMDIKAREHAAEILSLVIERTAPLCPSTYTLHLPFYPGSDNENEIRKRLDNAYKGIEKLLLTGIKSSLISVETLDYPFEWIKPVVYDLNLSICMDIGHLFLYNFDPVSFYDKYCNKISIIHLHGVRDKCDHISLEKLSQERMQIVMKILGSFKKTVSLEVFSYKNLATSLALLDRKINQNP from the coding sequence ATGTCAATAAATACTAATAAAAAAAACTACCAGCCTCTTCCTGAATCATATAAAAAAAGTTTTCCCTTCAGCCTGGGAACAACATCTTTTATTTATCCTGATGATTATATCCCTAATGCAGAAATGCTCGGTACTTATGTGGATGAACTTGAACTCCTGGTATTTGAAAGCAAATGGCCTGACAGTATTCCTTCAATCCAGACTGTTGAAAGATTAAAAATAACTGGCAGGGAATATGATTTAAAATACAATATTCATCTGCCCACAGATGTATGTTTAACAGATATGGATATTAAAGCACGGGAACATGCTGCTGAGATTTTGAGCCTGGTTATTGAAAGAACAGCACCTCTCTGCCCCTCAACATATACCCTTCACCTTCCATTTTATCCAGGATCAGATAATGAAAATGAGATAAGAAAAAGGCTGGACAATGCTTATAAAGGCATAGAGAAGCTCCTGCTCACAGGTATAAAAAGCAGTTTAATCTCTGTTGAAACCCTGGATTATCCTTTTGAATGGATAAAGCCTGTTGTTTATGACTTAAACCTGTCAATTTGCATGGATATTGGTCACTTATTTCTTTACAATTTTGATCCAGTATCCTTTTATGATAAATATTGTAACAAAATCTCCATAATACATCTTCATGGTGTCAGGGATAAATGCGATCATATTTCCCTGGAAAAACTTTCACAGGAACGTATGCAGATTGTTATGAAAATACTGGGCAGTTTTAAAAAAACCGTCTCTCTGGAGGTTTTTTCATATAAAAACCTGGCTACCTCTCTTGCCCTTCTGGACAGGAAAATAAACCAGAACCCATAA
- a CDS encoding dihydropteroate synthase — MLLVADNLQITNLVIEKAVKDLNPVPIQEMVKKCQAAGADAIDINSGPLSRDPEKKMAFMVESVQEVTNLPLLLDTTNPKALEAGLKMSKNKTIINGFSLEPAKLEFILPLAKKYNTRIIGYLLYPNSHVPNDESQRLNIAVELYEEFQKSGMDNEQLIIDPVIAPVMWENGNIQDMEILSVIRNLPDLLGFPVKTIAGISNLTTGAGPKDKKLLLERAYVPMLAAAGLDMALMNIFHSDTIKTAKACNALYSKHIFTWAEI; from the coding sequence ATGTTACTTGTTGCAGATAATTTACAGATTACAAACCTGGTTATTGAAAAGGCTGTTAAGGATTTAAACCCTGTGCCAATACAGGAAATGGTGAAAAAATGCCAGGCAGCAGGAGCAGATGCCATTGATATAAATTCAGGGCCTTTGTCCCGTGATCCTGAAAAGAAAATGGCTTTTATGGTTGAGTCTGTCCAGGAAGTAACAAATCTTCCCTTACTTCTTGATACAACAAATCCAAAGGCTCTTGAAGCAGGTCTTAAAATGAGTAAAAACAAGACCATAATCAACGGCTTTTCCCTTGAGCCTGCAAAGCTGGAATTTATCCTGCCCCTGGCAAAAAAATATAATACCCGTATTATCGGCTACCTGCTTTATCCCAACAGCCATGTACCTAATGATGAATCCCAGAGGCTTAATATAGCAGTTGAGCTTTACGAAGAATTTCAAAAATCCGGCATGGATAATGAACAGCTTATTATTGATCCTGTTATTGCCCCGGTTATGTGGGAAAACGGCAATATCCAGGATATGGAAATCCTGTCTGTTATCCGAAATCTTCCTGATCTCCTTGGCTTTCCAGTAAAAACCATTGCAGGTATTTCAAACCTGACCACAGGAGCAGGGCCTAAAGATAAAAAACTGCTCCTGGAAAGAGCATATGTTCCCATGCTGGCAGCAGCAGGTCTGGATATGGCTTTGATGAATATCTTTCATTCAGATACGATAAAAACTGCAAAAGCCTGTAATGCCCTTTACAGTAAGCATATTTTTACATGGGCAGAAATTTAG